A genomic stretch from Hydrogenimonas urashimensis includes:
- a CDS encoding YdcF family protein codes for MIYTLSKLFGALFLPPGVFILVLVLAALLARRWRPFFATSAALFYLLSLEPVGHALLEPLEAPYRKVQLPADADAVVMLGGGKIEESPNFPLKTLAFKRAVYALIVAKKLDLPLIVSGGGLHGYTEGDAFLDTLKDLGPILATQPPRIEAYEKRFAILPEKRSLDTYQNVLYTRQLLPPSPKVVVVTSASHMRRALMIFAHFGIDAVPAATDFHVSKEPWDGYDLLPQIDALYNSCRALHEYFGIVKISLRDAAETK; via the coding sequence TTGATCTACACCCTCTCCAAACTCTTCGGTGCCCTCTTCCTGCCGCCGGGCGTCTTCATCCTCGTGCTGGTCCTTGCGGCCCTTCTCGCCAGGCGTTGGCGCCCCTTTTTCGCCACATCTGCCGCGCTCTTCTATCTGTTGAGTCTCGAGCCTGTCGGGCACGCCCTGCTGGAACCGCTGGAGGCGCCCTATCGGAAAGTGCAGCTTCCCGCCGATGCCGATGCCGTCGTCATGCTGGGTGGCGGAAAGATTGAAGAGAGTCCAAACTTCCCGCTCAAAACGCTGGCGTTCAAACGTGCCGTCTACGCTCTGATTGTCGCCAAAAAACTCGATCTGCCACTCATTGTCAGCGGCGGCGGACTGCACGGCTACACGGAGGGCGACGCTTTCCTCGATACACTTAAGGATCTCGGACCCATTCTGGCCACCCAACCTCCGCGCATAGAGGCCTACGAAAAACGGTTCGCCATTCTGCCGGAAAAGAGGAGTCTCGATACCTACCAGAATGTCCTCTACACCCGGCAGCTTCTTCCCCCATCACCCAAAGTTGTTGTCGTCACATCGGCCTCGCATATGAGGCGCGCCCTGATGATTTTCGCCCATTTCGGCATCGATGCGGTTCCGGCCGCCACGGATTTCCACGTCTCGAAAGAGCCTTGGGACGGATACGACTTACTTCCGCAAATCGACGCCCTGTATAACAGCTGCCGGGCGCTTCACGAATATTTCGGGATTGTCAAAATTTCGCTAAGAGATGCGGCAGAAACGAAATGA
- a CDS encoding MTH1187 family thiamine-binding protein, with product MSALVEFAMFPTDKGESVSAYVSRIMKVFKERGIDFQLTPMGTIFECESVEEATRLINLAYSVLEPDCNRVYTTIKMDIRKGKSGRMRQKIASINQHLSRDEL from the coding sequence ATGAGCGCTTTGGTTGAGTTCGCCATGTTTCCGACCGACAAGGGCGAAAGTGTCAGCGCCTATGTGAGCCGTATCATGAAAGTTTTCAAGGAGCGCGGCATCGATTTTCAGCTCACGCCCATGGGCACGATTTTCGAATGCGAGAGTGTCGAAGAGGCGACCCGTCTCATCAATCTGGCCTATTCGGTTCTAGAACCCGACTGCAACCGGGTCTATACGACGATCAAAATGGATATCCGCAAAGGAAAATCGGGACGGATGAGGCAGAAAATCGCATCGATCAACCAACATCTTTCCCGCGATGAGTTGTGA
- a CDS encoding ArsS family sensor histidine kinase, with protein MRQPLRRVSIFVFIAAIFAIAFLAAGTAFYFYSINDRFRHNQMVVQRNILFAQNILLRIERGDTADKIAETSRKYGMKWILDREEGKALLMGARLLGRQPTPSGFIDMLKKGDHIYVLINARGKLILFEDLKFRPYDPLVVWVYFGVTAFIMLLIFWAIWFKLRPLKYLQRCIRKFGEGELEIHCRIDGSDEIAQVSQAIDEAIGRIRLLISSRNLFIRNIMHELKTPLTKGLLTVQMLPECKQKERLERIFMRLDSTISEFGTIEQLSSGKFPLSLRPIVMQDLVDQAIDLAMIEKEKGSYDIKPARIEGDFKLLSIALKNLIDNAIKYSPDKTFRLIADEEAIIVENRGKKLPHSLAYYIQPYTQGSDAISGLGLGLYIVDMIAKAHGFGFEYRYEDGKNRFIVKF; from the coding sequence ATGAGACAGCCGCTTCGCCGCGTATCGATCTTCGTCTTCATCGCCGCGATCTTCGCGATCGCCTTTCTCGCCGCCGGAACCGCCTTCTACTTCTACAGCATCAACGACCGGTTTCGCCACAACCAGATGGTGGTACAGCGCAATATCCTCTTCGCCCAGAATATTCTTCTGCGCATCGAGCGCGGGGATACAGCCGACAAAATTGCGGAAACATCCAGGAAGTACGGTATGAAATGGATTCTCGACAGGGAAGAGGGGAAAGCGCTGCTGATGGGCGCCAGACTCCTGGGGCGGCAGCCGACACCCTCCGGGTTTATCGATATGCTAAAAAAAGGCGATCACATCTATGTGCTGATCAATGCCCGCGGCAAGCTGATCCTGTTCGAGGATCTGAAATTCAGGCCCTACGACCCGCTTGTCGTCTGGGTCTATTTCGGAGTCACCGCTTTCATCATGCTTCTGATTTTCTGGGCCATCTGGTTCAAACTGCGGCCTCTCAAATACCTGCAGCGGTGTATCAGGAAATTCGGGGAGGGGGAGCTCGAGATTCACTGCCGGATCGACGGGAGCGACGAAATCGCCCAGGTTTCCCAGGCCATCGACGAAGCGATCGGTCGCATCCGCCTGCTCATCAGCTCCCGCAATCTCTTTATCCGAAACATCATGCACGAACTCAAAACCCCCCTGACCAAAGGGCTTTTGACAGTCCAGATGCTGCCCGAATGCAAGCAGAAGGAGCGGCTGGAGCGCATATTCATGCGTCTTGACAGCACCATCAGCGAATTCGGGACAATCGAGCAGCTCAGCAGCGGGAAATTTCCCCTTAGCCTCCGACCCATCGTCATGCAGGATCTGGTGGATCAGGCGATCGACCTGGCCATGATCGAAAAGGAGAAGGGCAGCTACGATATCAAGCCCGCACGCATCGAGGGGGATTTCAAGCTGCTCAGCATCGCCCTGAAGAACCTCATTGACAACGCGATCAAATACTCGCCCGACAAAACCTTCCGTCTCATCGCCGACGAGGAGGCGATCATCGTGGAAAACCGCGGCAAGAAACTCCCCCATTCCCTGGCGTATTACATTCAGCCCTATACGCAAGGAAGCGATGCGATCAGTGGACTGGGGCTGGGACTTTATATTGTCGACATGATCGCAAAAGCCCATGGCTTTGGCTTCGAATACCGCTACGAAGATGGCAAAAACCGCTTCATCGTAAAATTTTAG
- the purM gene encoding phosphoribosylformylglycinamidine cyclo-ligase, with amino-acid sequence MSRVSYKDAGVDIDAGNAFVEAIKPAVKSTFDANVIGGIGSFAGAYAVPKGYKEPVMLAATDGVGTKLKLAIESGRLDTVGIDLVAMCVNDLICNFGTPLFFLDYYATGRLDVNDAKAVVEGIAEGCRQSECALIGGETAEMPGMYSDSDFDLAGFSVGIAEKGEMNRLEHVREGDVLVALPSSGIHSNGFSLVRKLLFEKLGMSFDDPFDGKPLIETLLTPTRIYVRTFKALKKKINALAHITGGGLVENLPRVLPDNMHAVIEIEKIRTLPIFELIGQHVAKEEMFRTFNMGVGMVLVVSPDNVDDVLAQSDGYVIGSLKLGEKGVTLF; translated from the coding sequence ATGAGCAGAGTCAGCTATAAGGATGCCGGTGTCGATATCGATGCGGGCAACGCCTTCGTCGAAGCGATCAAACCCGCCGTCAAATCGACATTCGATGCCAACGTGATCGGCGGGATCGGCTCCTTTGCCGGCGCCTACGCGGTCCCGAAAGGGTACAAAGAGCCCGTCATGCTGGCTGCCACCGACGGCGTCGGAACAAAACTCAAGCTCGCGATAGAGAGCGGCAGGCTCGACACCGTCGGCATAGACCTGGTCGCCATGTGTGTCAACGACCTCATCTGCAATTTCGGAACCCCTCTCTTTTTTCTCGATTACTACGCGACGGGCAGACTCGATGTCAACGACGCCAAAGCGGTCGTGGAGGGAATCGCGGAAGGGTGCCGCCAGAGCGAATGCGCCCTCATCGGCGGTGAGACGGCGGAGATGCCCGGAATGTACAGCGACAGCGATTTCGACCTGGCCGGTTTCTCCGTCGGCATCGCCGAAAAGGGGGAGATGAACCGCCTCGAACATGTCAGGGAGGGGGATGTCCTGGTTGCCCTTCCAAGCAGCGGCATCCACTCCAACGGTTTCTCGCTGGTGCGCAAACTGCTCTTCGAAAAGCTGGGGATGAGTTTCGACGATCCGTTCGACGGCAAACCGCTTATCGAAACGTTGCTGACGCCGACACGTATCTATGTGAGGACCTTCAAGGCGCTGAAGAAGAAAATCAATGCCCTTGCCCACATTACCGGCGGCGGTCTTGTCGAAAACCTCCCCCGCGTCCTTCCCGACAATATGCACGCCGTGATCGAAATCGAGAAGATTCGCACCCTGCCCATCTTCGAGCTAATCGGACAGCATGTCGCAAAAGAGGAGATGTTCCGCACTTTCAATATGGGAGTGGGGATGGTGCTGGTGGTCAGTCCCGACAATGTCGACGATGTCCTCGCCCAAAGCGACGGTTATGTCATCGGGTCTCTCAAGCTCGGTGAAAAGGGTGTGACCCTCTTTTGA
- a CDS encoding phosphoribosylaminoimidazole synthetase — protein sequence MCAERVQRILTAIMLGLALMFLAQGAAGNALSLKIGVALQLFIILMMLVWAFTNFCPSLWFFNKIFGPCDWNKQKSDK from the coding sequence ATGTGCGCGGAAAGAGTTCAAAGAATTTTGACGGCGATCATGCTGGGACTCGCCCTGATGTTTCTGGCCCAGGGCGCTGCCGGCAATGCGCTTTCGCTTAAAATCGGTGTGGCGCTGCAGCTTTTCATCATCCTGATGATGCTGGTGTGGGCATTCACCAATTTCTGTCCCTCACTTTGGTTCTTCAACAAGATATTCGGACCGTGCGACTGGAACAAACAAAAGAGTGACAAATGA